Proteins from a genomic interval of Cyanobium sp. AMD-g:
- the gcvH gene encoding glycine cleavage system protein GcvH, with product MAHSFPDDCRYSESHEYVRPEGDLVRLGISSFAVDQLGDIVFVELPALGASLARGTSFGSVESVKAVEDLMAPVSGTVEARNEAVLASPEELQNDPYGEGWLLLVRLGAPDELEGLMDAATYGAKVQAG from the coding sequence TTGGCGCACTCCTTCCCCGACGACTGCCGCTATTCCGAAAGCCACGAGTACGTGCGCCCGGAGGGTGACCTGGTGCGCCTCGGCATCAGCTCCTTTGCCGTCGATCAGCTCGGCGACATCGTTTTTGTCGAGTTACCGGCGCTGGGGGCATCGTTGGCGCGCGGCACCAGCTTCGGCAGCGTCGAATCGGTCAAGGCGGTGGAGGATCTGATGGCCCCGGTGAGCGGCACGGTGGAGGCCCGCAACGAGGCGGTGCTGGCCAGCCCCGAGGAGCTTCAGAACGATCCCTACGGGGAAGGCTGGCTGCTGCTGGTACGGCTCGGCGCGCCAGATGAACTGGAGGGGCTGATGGATGCCGCCACCTACGGGGCCAAGGTGCAGGCCGGCTGA